In the genome of Candoia aspera isolate rCanAsp1 chromosome 1, rCanAsp1.hap2, whole genome shotgun sequence, one region contains:
- the LOC134487148 gene encoding glycerol-3-phosphate dehydrogenase 1-like protein yields the protein MPPLKVCIIGSGNWGSAIAKIIGQNTKTSNQFDPVVKMWVFEELINGRKLTEIINQEHENVKYLPGHKLPPNVVAVPEVGAAAEGADILIFVVPHQFIPKICEQLTGHIKAGAIGISLIKGIDDSPEGLKLISDIIREKLKIEMSVLMGANIANEVADEMFCETTIGSKNAKNGKILKELMQTSNFRVTVVDDCDTVELCGALKNIVAVGAGFCDGLGFGDNTKAAVIRLGLMEMIAFAKIFCKGTVSINTFLESCGVADLITTCYGGRNRKVAEAFAHGGKTIEQLEKEMLNGQKLQGPQTSAEVYKILKQKNMVDKFPLFASIYLICYQGKSVKEFITCLQNHPEHL from the exons ATGCCTCCCCTGAAGGTCTGCATCATCGGGTCCGGCAACTG gggATCTGCCATTGCAAAAATCATAGGCCAAAATACCAAAACATCCAACCAGTTTGACCCTGTTGTGAAGATGTGGGTATTTGAGGAACTAATCAATGGTCGAAAACTCACTGAGATCATTAACCAAGAACATGAAAATGTGAAATATCTCCCAGGGCATAAATTACCTCCAAATGTG gTTGCTGTACCAGAAGTAGGAGCAGCAGCAGAGGGAgcagatattttaatatttgttgtACCTCATCAGTTTATTCCCAAAATTTGTGAGCAGCTTACTGGTCATATAAAAGCAGGAGCAATTGGGATTTCACTCATCAAG GGTATAGACGATAGCCCTGAAGGACTGAAACTCATATCAGACATCATCCGAGAGAAACTGAAGATAGAAATGAGTGTGCTCATGGGAGCCAACATTGCCAATGAAGTGGCAGATGAAATGTTCTGTGAAACAACAATTG GTTCTAAAAATGCTAAAAATGGGAAGATCCTCAAAGAATTAATGCAGACCTCAAATTTCAGAGTTACTGTGGTGGATGACTGTGACACTGTGGAACTCTGTGGAGCCTTAAAG AACATCGTGGCAGTTGGAGCTGGTTTTTGTGATGGGCTGGGCTTTGGTGACAATACCAAGGCAGCTGTGATTCGCCTGGGCCTGATGGAGATGATTGCCTTTGCTAAAATCTTCTGCAAGGGCACTGTGTCGATAAATACATTTCTGGAAAGCTGCGGGGTTGCAGATCTGATTACCACATGCTACGGGGGACGTAACAGGAAGGTGGCTGAAGCTTTTGCACATGGTGGAAAA ACAATTGAACAGTTGGAAAAAGAAATGTTGAATGGACAGAAACTACAAGGACCTCAAACATCAGCTGAAGTCTATAAGATTCTGAAGCAGAAGAATATGGTTGACAA GTTTCCACTATTCGCAAGTATCTACCTAATCTGCTACCAAGGAAAGTCAGTCAAAGAGTTCATCACCTGCCTGCAAAATCATCCGGAACACTTATAA